Proteins found in one Drosophila innubila isolate TH190305 chromosome X, UK_Dinn_1.0, whole genome shotgun sequence genomic segment:
- the LOC117790081 gene encoding uncharacterized protein LOC117790081 has translation MLPLIEEDVPEFLIQRDTVAYCSQLHVRKTKSSLLLSRNLRFYEFRKKELMHHIDLRSTCLQKLKTQLQSYSGPISSFLIRDDVADVSGDSTSYSMLHAAEELPLSIGKFVWLGEHIYVLLRCWQTLLVLQRPTEHGGSFKLIAQHENVENYRLVRGPIKYQAYVELHFNNGKRQRTNFQSAEECAAPGSSTGSGAVGFQRLLQRVHGARAELHTQRALTHQDFVRARELQAFGAPGQRSPLLEEKQLLRRCGDVWTRICGSCLVLGTLLSNSAGSNRPSVLHALRPLIRLPNGCGLNFTHRLYELPLQADGQPPEDYDELAQFWACQEQHSTSISWRLLTNDAQLPPERSAVLLVRLQLEDLLQLEQLQLLALYELHGESKRQLQLQLCSINLTELLERPELHMPSFKSQTMHQDFLAVIMTQTAHCPLRLQFESSTEQQQFEQLLETKLGLRSTTVQQERQPAVQLLDEDFAYGNNCSSSSNSSRLHLQRIFYNPQTQLLLLHNDPEQHWHIYAHSQSELCLLLRRLLRDLLQLHCNVTQLERHKDACGVPANAALLLESALRDELQARSELLALQPAHSQLSAHSLKRVHQLEMASDLLFTVINSQNRPESL, from the exons ATGCTGCCGCTCATCGAGGAAGATGTGCCGGAATTTCTCATACAGCGGGATACAGTTGCTTACTGCAGTCAGTTGCATGTGAGGAAGACTAAATCCAGCCTGCTGCTGAGTCGAAACTTGAGGTTCTATGAGTTTCGCAAGAAGGAGCTAATGCACCACATCGATCTGAGAAGCACTTGCCTCCAAAAGCTTAAAACACAATTGCAATCTTATAGCGGACCCATAAGCAGTTTCCTGATACGCGACGATGTGGCCGATGTGAGTGGCGATTCCACCAGCTACAGCATGTTGCATGCCGCCGAGGAGCTGCCACTGAGCATAGGTAAATTTGTGTGGCTGGGCGAGCATATCTATGTGCTCCTCCGATGCTGGCAAACGTTGCTCGTGCTGCAGCGTCCAACGGAGCATGGTGGCAGCTTCAAGCTGATTGCCCAGCATGAGAATGTGGAGAATTATCGACTGGTGCGAGGTCCTATCAAGTATCAGGCTTATGTGGAGCTGCATTTCAACAATGGCAAGCGACAGCGCACGAATTTCCAGAGTGCGGAAGAGTGTGCCGCTCCAGGCAGCTCCACGGGCAGCGGCGCCGTCGGCTTTCAGCGTTTGCTGCAACGCGTCCATGGAGCACGCGCTGAGTTGCACACACAACGCGCCTTGACGCATCAGGATTTTGTGCGCGCTCGGGAATTGCAGGCATTTGGTGCGCCAGGACAGCGTTCACCTCTGCTGGAGGAGAAGCAGCTGCTGCGTCGCTGTGGCGATGTCTGGACACGCATATGCGGCAGCTGCCTGGTGCTGGGCACCTTGCTCTCCAACAGCGCTGGCAGCAATCGTCCCAGCGTGTTGCATGCACTGCGTCCATTGATACGTCTGCCCAATGGCTGTGGCCTCAACTTTACGCATCGTCTATACGAGCTGCCATTGCAGGCGGATGGCCAGCCGCCGGAGGATTACGATGAGCTGGCACAGTTCTGGGCGTGTCAGGAGCAGCACAGCACGAGCATCAGCTGGCGTCTGCTCACCAACGATGCACAGTTGCCACCGGAACGCAGTGCTGTGCTGTTGGTGCGTCTGCAGCTGGAGGATTTGCTGCAgctggagcaactgcagctgctggcACTGTACGAGTTGCATGGCGAGTCCAAGCgtcagttgcagctgcagctatGCAGCATTAATCTGACGGAATTGCTAGAGCGACCGGAGTTACATATGCCCAGCTTTAAGTCGCAGACAATGCATCAGGATTTTCTGGCTGTGATCATGACACAAACGGCGCATTGTCCATTGCGGCTGCAGTTTGAATCCTCGacagagcaacagcaattCGAGCAGCTGCTGGAGACCAAACTGGGCTTGAGGAGCACAACAGTGCAGCAGGAGCGGCAACCAG CTGTCCAGCTGCTGGATGAGGACTTTGCCTAtggcaacaactgcagcagcagctccaacaGCTCTCGGCTGCATCTGCAGCGCATCTTTTACAATCCGCAAacgcaactgctgctgctccatAATGATCCCGAGCAGCATTGGCATATCTATGCCCACAGTCAGTCGGAACTCTGTTTGCTGCTCCGTCGTCTGCTGCGTGATCTGCTCCAGCTGCACTGTAATGTCACACAGCTGGAGCGGCACAAGGATGCCTGCGGTGTACCCGCAAATGCCGCCTTGCTTTTGGAATCAGCACTGCGGGATGAACTCCAGGCCAGATCCGAGTTATTGGCACTGCAACCGGCGCACTCTCAACTCTCCGCTCACTCTTTGAAACGTGTCCATCAACTGGAAATGGCCAGCGATTTGCTCTTCACTGTGATAAACAGCCAAAACCGACCGGAATCCCTCTAG
- the LOC117785372 gene encoding dystrotelin, whose protein sequence is MMGSAVNTQVTTMRNSGAAIAALANNKGQPGEKQQQQQVSSQSQSPQQVTSSLTEIMAKLQLDYGNYKYTVYRCASKFMALQKIFHTSKIPYKLVLAILERHGMPASSGNCNLNLMVPPFQLTSLLHDIYFACEKLGHFTKTPNYQLDVATGLLANFFWNIYDPHRRHSISLLEIKVTFLLLCKLYSSDHMVGDFYSLLADAKSQCVSRYAFEQLLLTISKLLSYLGESKAYGSHNIPTMLEQCFARCHHGVAGLNEQQFHNLWTHTQTRFLIYGNLLALVKRIEDTEHLIHSNQCAGCRMEHIIGIRFKCQVCRDVSLCLPCFAAATPVSGKHEASHRMCEVFVEDQPTPKRWTHYLARLCGWFPYAQKTQRADAEEEERRGFCNAQESVAGVGQTNNATELAPIPAETRSIRSNSTMRLKSTTNEKPATTQQPQQELCSLTGLASNASERLQSIIDRVLLQNSKLETQLQLLSTTSSAEISEFLSAHQRFLLQIIEDMRQLSRASSAAPLISSTFLNASTPQRLSVPVGQPVYDMYAPVGANLTHSINGADLNRSYLEANKSDYSLSDISLWFDQRRSSLLQAPGTQGAPLSLPMPLGALLEQSINVDMRDTEMANFKLLLNKVKEIVEDSYSDNAELSAATQNLENVLDNIIKTEEEQRRSIGSTTSSKRGQQVKASL, encoded by the exons ATGATGGGCAGCGCTGTGAACACACAAGTGACAACAATGCGCAATAGTGGCGCTGCTATTGCGGCCTTGGCAAATAACAAAGGACAACCGGgagaaaagcaacaacagcaacaagtgtcgtcgcagtcgcagtcgccgcaACAAGTGACCTCGAGTTTAACTGAGATTATGGCTAAACTGCAATTGGATTATGGCAATTACAAATACACTGTCTATCGCTGTGCCAGCAAATTTATGGCCCTACAGAAAATCTTTCACA CTAGCAAAATACCCTATAAATTGGTATTGGCCATATTGGAACGCCATGGCATGCCCGCCAGCAGTGGCAattgtaatttgaatttaatggtGCCACCGTTTCAGCTCACATCCTTGTTGcatgatatttattttgcctGCGAGAAACTGGGACACTTTACAAAAACACCCAATTATCAATTGGATGTAGCCACCGGACTGTTGGCCAATTTCTTTTGGAACATCTATGATCC acATCGTCGTCATTCCATTTCGTTGCTGGAGATCAAGGTCACATTTCTGCTGCTCTGCAAGCTCTACAGCAGCGATCACATGGTCGGTGACTTCTATTCTCTGCTCGCGGATGCCAAATCCCAGTGCGTCTCACGTTATGCCTtcgagcagctgctgctgacgaTCAGCAAACTCCTGAGTTATCTGGGTGAGAGCAAAGCCTATGGATCGCATAATATACCCACTATGTTGGAGCAATGCTTTGCACGTTGTCATCATGGTGTCGCCGGTTTGAATGAGCAGCAGTTCCATAATCTCTggacgcacacacaaacacgctTTCTCATCTATGGCAATCTGTTGGCGCTGGTGAAGCGCATTGAGGATACGGAGCATTTGATACATAGCAATCAGTGTGCTGGCTGTCGCATGGAGCACATTATTGGCATACGCTTCAAGTGTCAGGTGTGTCGGGATGTATCCTTGTGCCTGCCCTGCTTTGCGGCTGCCACGCCAGTGAGTGGCAAGCATGAGGCATCGCATCGCATGTGCGAGGTCTTTGTTGAGGATCAGCCGACGCCAAAGCGTTGGACACACTATCTAGCCAGACTTTGTGGCTGGTTTCCGTATGCACAGAAGACACAACGCGCCGATGCCGAGGAAGAGGAACGTCGTGGCTTCTGCAATGCCCAGGAGAGTGTCGCCGGCGTGGGACAAACCAATAATGCCACCGAACTGGCGCCCATTCCAGCCGAAACTCGCAGCATACGCAGCAATTCCACAATGCGTCTCAAATCCACCACGAATGAGAAGCCAGCAACgacacaacaaccacaacaggaGCTAT GCTCCCTAACTGGACTCGCCAGCAACGCCTCCGAGCGTCTTCAGTCCATCATTGATCGCGTTCTACTGCAAAATTC CAAACTGGAAACACAGCTGCAATTGCTATCGACGACTTCAAGCGCTGAAATCTCGGAGTTTTTAAGTGCTCATCAGCGGTTTTTGCTGCAAATCATTGAGGATATGCGACAACTATCG CGCGCTTCTTCTGCTGCTCCATTGATCAGCTCCACATTTCTGAATGCCAGCACTCCACAGCGTCTCTCGGTGCCGGTTGGACAGCCAGTGTATGATATGTATGCGCCTGTCGGAGCTAATTTAACACACTCCA TTAATGGCGCTGATTTAAATCGCAGCTATTTGGAGGCCAATAAGTCGGATTATTCGTTGAGCGACATCAGTTTGTGGTTCGATCAACGTCGTTCCAGTTTGTTGCAAGCACCTGGAACACAAGGGGCACCGTTATCATTACCCATGCCACTTGGTGCACTCTTGGAGCAATCCATCAATGTGGATATGCGCGATACGGAAATGgctaatttcaaattgttgcttAACAAAGTCAAGGAGATTGTTGAGGATTCGTATAGTGACAATGCTGAATTGTCGGCAGCCACACAGAATCTGGAGAATGTCCTGGACAATATCATCAAGACAGAGGAGGAACAAAGACGCAGCATCGGCAGCACCACAAGCTCAAAGCGCGGACAACAAGTGAAGGCTTCACTGTAA